A window of Exiguobacterium sp. Helios genomic DNA:
GGCGCAACCGGTCAACGTGCCGTTTTAAAATATGTTGAACAGCCCGGGGACTGAGCGCTTTGCCTTGCTTTTGGAAAATCGGATCCGGCCCCCGCATCGTTAGACTATAGTGTGCGGCGTATTTCCGTAAGGCGACCCGGACCGGCTTCGCAAGCGGAATGACCCGTTCCTTGTTGCCTTTCCCGATGACCCGAATCGTTCCTTCGTGAAAATCAATGGCACTCCAGGTCAATTGCGTCATTTCACTGAGCCGCATGCCACTGTAACCGAGCACCTGGAACAACGTGATATCCCGGACGCGATCCCGTTCATAATGTGCCGCTTCCCGGGCATTCATCTCGATATTCGACGGCAACAGTTGGATTAACTCATCCCATTCCCGTTTCGTTAAGTAAACCGGATCCCGTTTTGCCTGTTTCGGACGATTGATTTTTGCGACCGGGTTTTCCGACAGGACCCCGATATCGATCAAATGCCGGAACAAGGACTGCAGTGCTGACAGCTTCCGGTTGATGACACTTGGGGCATTTTGCTTTGTTAAGGCTAAGTATTCCGCATAAGCGGCAATCCCGGATCCGTCAATTTCAAGAAACGCTTCCTGCGTGATATCACGTGCTCGAATCGCTTCACCCGACGCTTCCGCGACAAACTGAAAAAATGAATCAAAATCATACACATACCGCCGCATCGTCGCCTTCGAGAAATTTTTCGACGCCAAATGGTCGATGTAAAACCGGATGAAATCCGGCATCCGGACATATCCCGGAAGATCGATCGTATGGGCGGGAAGGGGGGCCGTTTTCACGGTTTTTCCCAGGTTTTTAAACAAACTCATCATTCTATCCCCTCTCTGTCACTACTATACCAAACGTTGGTAGTTGGTACACTAGTTTGCGTGAAATAGTTATTTCACGCAACGTTAAATTGTCAGACAGGGAGCGCTCAGTTGCATCGAAATCACCAAAGACAGGTAACGGTTCGACTCGATGCAAATTAGATTTTCATCACTTTGTAAGCAAATTAATACAATAATTATATTATGTAAACAATTAAACAGACTATTTTTCACAAAAAATCATTTCGCTCTCAGTTGCATCGAAATCCAGTCCGACGGGTAGTTGGTCATCTCGTTTTCGTACAGACCGTTTTTGATTCTCACACTTCGAACACGTTCCTCCCTCCAGTTGAAAGGCTTAATCCAAATTGAATCGGGTATATAGACTAAGACTATCTTGTATTTAACATAAGGGGGAAATAACATGATTTCAGATCAACAAGCACGTCAGTTGTTAAAAGAAGCAAAACGGATCGCCGTTGTCGGGGTATCAAGCGATTCCGGAAAAACGGCGAACTGGATTGCCGATTATCTCGTCCAACACGGGTACGAAGTCATTCCGGTCAATCCAACCTTAAATGAATGGAATGGTCAGAAAGTGTATCCGAGTGTCGCCAGCATCCCGGGCCATATCGATATCGTCGATGTTTTCCGTCGCTCGGAGTTTTTGGCGGACGCTGCGAAGGATGCCGTCGCTCACGGTGACGTCGGCATGATTTGGAATCAGCTCGGATTATCGAGTGTCGAAGCGGAAAGTTTAGCCCTTGGGGCCGGGATTCCGTACATCGAAAACCGTTGCATTAAAATTGAACACCAGTACTTGTGATCGTGATTCAGCAAGACATCTACTCCTTGACAGTAGGTGTCTTTTTTTCTTGTTTTCTAGATTATCCTTGTCAGATAGCAAGAAGATGCCTACAATTAGATACAGACTACTAGAAAAACGAACGAACGTTTGGAATATTCGACGTTTTTCTATTTGAGGTGAAAAACATGGCGACAGATTTAAACAATTATAATGATGATGCCATACAGGTATTAGAAGGACTCGAAGCAGTCCGGAAACGCCCGGGTATGTATATCGGTTCGACCGATCATCGCGGACTCCACCATTTGGTGTATGAGATCGTCGATAACGCAATTGATGAGGCACTGGCCGGATTCGGGGAACAGATCGATGTCATCATCCATAAAGATAATGCAATTACGGTCCGTGACCATGGACGCGGTATGCCGACCGGGATGCATGCTTCCGGCAAACCGACGGCAGAAGTCATCTTCACGGTGCTTCATGCCGGTGGAAAATTTGGTCAAGGCGGTTATAAAACATCGGGCGGACTGCACGGTGTCGGGGCATCTGTTGTCAACGCCCTGTCGACGCAGTTAAAAGTCACGATTTATCGCGACGGGAAACAGTTTGAGCAAACGTTCGAAGACGGGGGAATTCCGAAAACGACGTTGCTTGAGACAGGCACGACGCGCCAAAAAGGAACAAGCGTCTATTTCAAGCCGGACGGAAAAATCTTCAGCACGTTGACATACAATTACGATACGTTAGCGGAACGCCTACGTGAATCGGCCTTCCTGCTGAAAGGTCTGAAAATCACACTGACCGACGAACGGTCGGAAAAAGCGGACACGTTCCAATATGAAGACGGAGTCAGCGAATTTGTCGGCTATTTGAACGACGACAAAGATACGTTACATCCGACAGTCGCCTTTGAAGGTACGGAAAATGACATCGAGGTCGATATCGCTTTCCAGTTCACGGATGCCTATTCGGAAAACGTCCTGTCGTTCGTCAACAACGTCCGGACACGCGACGGTGGAACCCACGAGGTCGGCGCTAAAACGGCGATGACACGGGTGATGAACGAGTATGCTCGTAAAAACACGCTGCTCAAAGAAAAAGACAAGAATTTAGACGGGAATGATATCCGTGAAGGGCTGACGATGATCGTGTCGATCCGGATTCCGGAAGAATTCCTGCAATTCGAAGGACAGACGAAATCAAAACTCGGTTCTCCGGAAGCCCGGACAAGCTGTGACGCCGTCATCACGCGCCGTTTATCGACGTATCTTGAGGAAAACCCGCAAACGGCGACCCTCCTGATCAAAAAAGCGATCCGCGCCGCTCAGGCCCGGGAAGCAGCGCGTAAAGCCCGCGAAGAAGCCCGCAATGGCAAGAAAAAGAAACGTTCGAGCATCCTGAACGGGAAACTGACACCTGCCGCGTCGAAAAACGCGGAGAAAAATGAATTGTTCCTCGTCGAAGGAGATTCAGCCGGCGGTTCAGCCAAACAAGGCCGTAACCGGACGTTCCAGGCGATTTTACCGTTACGCGGGAAAGTCCTGAACACGGAAAAAGCCAAACTTGCGGATATCATGAAAAACGAAGAAATCAATATGATTATCCACGCGATCGGCAGCGGCGTCGGGGCAGACTTCGATTTATCGGACTGTAACTTCGACAAAGTCATCATCATGACCGATGCCGATACCGATGGCGCGCATATTCAAGTCTTGCTGTTGACCTTCTTCTTCCGCTACATGCGCCCGTTGATTGATGCCGGGAAAGTCTTCGTCGCCTTGCCACCGCTCTACCGCGTCTCGAAAGGGAAGGGCAAGTCTGAGAAGTTTGAATACGTCTGGGATGAAGAAACCCTGGCGAAAACAACGAAAAAGTTCGGTAAAGGCTATATGATCCAGCGTTATAAAGGACTGGGGGAGATGAACGCTCCGCAATTATGGGAAACGACGATGGATCCCGAGACCCGGACATTGATCCGCGTCACGATCGATGATGCCGCTGTCGCCGAGAAACGAGTTTCCGTGCTGATGGGCGACAATGTCGGACACCGCCGGAGCTGGATTGAAGACAATGTAGCGTTCGGACTGACGGAAGACCTCTCGATCATTGAAAATGAACACGTGACGAAAGAGAGTGTGAACTGATATGTCTAACCTGCAAAACATTTTGAACCTGTCCCTTGAGCAAGTCGTCGGGGACCGGTTCGGTCGTTATTCGAAATATATCATCCAGGACCGGGCTTTACCGGACGCACGTGATGGATTAAAACCGGTTCAACGCCGTATCTTGTACGCGATGCATACGGAAGGTAACCTGTTCGACCGCGCTTACCGGAAATCCGCGAAAACGGTCGGCGTCGTCATCGGTAACTATCACCCACACGGCGATTCGTCGGTCTATGAAGCGATGGTCCGCCTGAGTCAGGAGTGGAAACTGCGTTATCCGTTAATTGACATGCAAGGGAATAACGGTTCGATTGACGGCGACAGTGCGGCAGCAATGCGGTATACAGAAGCCCGTTTGTCGAAAGTTTCGAGCCTGATTCTCGACGGCATCAACAAACAGACGGTTGACTATACATTGAATTTTGATGATACGACCGAAGAACCGCTCGTTCTGCCGTCATTGTTGCCAAACTTATTAATGAACGGATCGACTGGAATTTCAGCAGGTTATGCGACGGAAATCCCGCCGCACCATGCCGGTGAAGTCCTTGATGCCGCAATCGGCCGAATTTCCGGAACGGTTCATACCGTCGATGATTTATTGACCCACATGCAAGGCCCTGATTTCCCGACCGGCGGAGTCGTCCA
This region includes:
- a CDS encoding CoA-binding protein, which codes for MISDQQARQLLKEAKRIAVVGVSSDSGKTANWIADYLVQHGYEVIPVNPTLNEWNGQKVYPSVASIPGHIDIVDVFRRSEFLADAAKDAVAHGDVGMIWNQLGLSSVEAESLALGAGIPYIENRCIKIEHQYL
- a CDS encoding tyrosine-type recombinase/integrase; amino-acid sequence: MSLFKNLGKTVKTAPLPAHTIDLPGYVRMPDFIRFYIDHLASKNFSKATMRRYVYDFDSFFQFVAEASGEAIRARDITQEAFLEIDGSGIAAYAEYLALTKQNAPSVINRKLSALQSLFRHLIDIGVLSENPVAKINRPKQAKRDPVYLTKREWDELIQLLPSNIEMNAREAAHYERDRVRDITLFQVLGYSGMRLSEMTQLTWSAIDFHEGTIRVIGKGNKERVIPLAKPVRVALRKYAAHYSLTMRGPDPIFQKQGKALSPRAVQHILKRHVDRLRPVLPFLERKQITPHKLRHTFATRLATGGIDVLTIQQLLGHESVATTQVYAHIGDQEKKRAIELFDGER
- the parE gene encoding DNA topoisomerase IV subunit B codes for the protein MATDLNNYNDDAIQVLEGLEAVRKRPGMYIGSTDHRGLHHLVYEIVDNAIDEALAGFGEQIDVIIHKDNAITVRDHGRGMPTGMHASGKPTAEVIFTVLHAGGKFGQGGYKTSGGLHGVGASVVNALSTQLKVTIYRDGKQFEQTFEDGGIPKTTLLETGTTRQKGTSVYFKPDGKIFSTLTYNYDTLAERLRESAFLLKGLKITLTDERSEKADTFQYEDGVSEFVGYLNDDKDTLHPTVAFEGTENDIEVDIAFQFTDAYSENVLSFVNNVRTRDGGTHEVGAKTAMTRVMNEYARKNTLLKEKDKNLDGNDIREGLTMIVSIRIPEEFLQFEGQTKSKLGSPEARTSCDAVITRRLSTYLEENPQTATLLIKKAIRAAQAREAARKAREEARNGKKKKRSSILNGKLTPAASKNAEKNELFLVEGDSAGGSAKQGRNRTFQAILPLRGKVLNTEKAKLADIMKNEEINMIIHAIGSGVGADFDLSDCNFDKVIIMTDADTDGAHIQVLLLTFFFRYMRPLIDAGKVFVALPPLYRVSKGKGKSEKFEYVWDEETLAKTTKKFGKGYMIQRYKGLGEMNAPQLWETTMDPETRTLIRVTIDDAAVAEKRVSVLMGDNVGHRRSWIEDNVAFGLTEDLSIIENEHVTKESVN